Proteins encoded within one genomic window of Mycoplasma phocoenae:
- a CDS encoding ABC-F family ATP-binding cassette domain-containing protein has translation MLEVQNLSKIFSDKKLFQNVNLKFLPGNTYGIIGANGVGKSTFLRIISGQEEQSSGEVIKSKGSRLSVLSQNQNEFDDEIVTNVVIMGNQELYKIQSEKNAIYENPEATVEDYERASELESKFGEMGGWTAENDAQILLSGLGIPEEKWMIPMNKLKAVEKVKVLIAKALFGNPDILIMDEPTNHLDLKTIKWLENFLIDYENIVIVVSHDSDFLDSVCTHTVDIDFSEARLFSGNYSFWKQSSQLIMEMRKQSNLKKEEQAAKLKEFIARFSANASKSRQATSRKKALDKIVLDDIKPSSRKYPFINFELNRAPGKQILEVNNLSYINEKGETLFENVSFVLKNGEKMAIVGDDDIAKTRLLEIIMGKIQPTSGTVEWGITIKPNYFPNNNKEFFENDMNIIDWISQWPLNNSTQETKDNSDHRMRAYLGRMLFSNDSVFKKVKVTSGGEKARLMFSKLMLEESNFLVFDQPTDHLDSESIDSLIEAMEKYRSGLIFTTYNRGLVKAAANVILEVKQNESFLFYGTLDEYEEEMGY, from the coding sequence ATGTTAGAAGTACAAAATTTAAGCAAAATATTTAGTGACAAAAAATTATTTCAAAACGTAAATCTTAAATTTCTACCCGGAAATACTTACGGTATTATCGGAGCTAACGGAGTAGGAAAAAGTACATTTTTAAGAATAATTTCAGGACAGGAAGAACAATCGAGCGGTGAAGTTATTAAATCAAAAGGTTCAAGACTTTCGGTTTTAAGTCAAAATCAAAACGAATTTGATGATGAAATTGTTACGAATGTAGTTATCATGGGTAACCAAGAACTTTACAAAATTCAATCAGAAAAAAATGCAATTTACGAAAATCCAGAAGCTACAGTTGAGGACTACGAAAGGGCCAGTGAATTAGAAAGTAAATTTGGTGAAATGGGAGGATGAACTGCGGAAAATGATGCACAAATTCTTTTATCAGGTTTAGGTATTCCAGAAGAAAAATGAATGATTCCAATGAATAAATTAAAAGCTGTTGAGAAAGTTAAAGTATTGATTGCTAAAGCTTTATTTGGAAACCCAGACATTTTAATAATGGATGAGCCAACTAACCACCTTGATTTAAAAACAATCAAATGATTAGAAAACTTTTTAATAGATTACGAAAACATTGTTATTGTAGTTAGCCACGATAGTGATTTTCTGGACTCAGTTTGTACACATACTGTTGATATTGATTTTTCTGAAGCCAGATTGTTCTCTGGGAACTATTCATTCTGAAAACAATCAAGCCAATTAATTATGGAAATGCGTAAACAATCAAATCTTAAAAAAGAAGAACAAGCTGCTAAACTTAAAGAATTCATTGCTCGTTTTAGCGCTAACGCTTCAAAATCACGCCAAGCAACAAGTAGAAAGAAAGCGCTGGATAAAATTGTTCTTGACGACATTAAACCATCGTCACGTAAATATCCATTCATTAATTTTGAATTAAATCGTGCTCCTGGTAAACAAATTCTTGAAGTAAATAATCTTTCTTATATTAATGAAAAAGGAGAAACATTATTTGAAAATGTTTCGTTCGTTTTAAAAAACGGTGAAAAAATGGCTATTGTTGGAGATGATGACATAGCTAAAACAAGATTATTAGAAATCATAATGGGGAAAATTCAACCAACAAGTGGAACTGTGGAATGAGGTATAACAATTAAGCCTAACTACTTCCCAAATAACAATAAAGAATTCTTTGAAAATGACATGAACATTATCGATTGAATTAGTCAATGACCATTGAATAATTCCACTCAAGAAACCAAAGATAATTCCGACCACAGAATGAGAGCTTATCTAGGTAGAATGTTATTTTCAAACGACTCAGTATTTAAAAAAGTAAAAGTAACATCTGGTGGAGAAAAAGCTCGTTTAATGTTCTCTAAATTGATGTTAGAGGAGTCAAACTTTTTAGTATTTGATCAACCTACTGATCACTTAGACTCTGAAAGCATTGATTCATTGATTGAAGCAATGGAAAAATACCGTTCAGGATTAATATTTACAACATATAACCGAGGGTTAGTAAAAGCTGCTGCTAATGTTATATTAGAAGTTAAACAAAATGAAAGTTTCCTATTCTATGGAACACTTGATGAATACGAAGAAGAAATGGGGTATTAA
- a CDS encoding aminopeptidase C: MKITKELLNKFEQNFKSKKENILLMNAITKNGINNASFNNEILRKHNNLYSHETKNGSITNQKSSGRCWIFASLNMARISAMKKFDIEDIELSQSYLHFFDKIEKANTFLENIIQYGLDLDFNDPKFKYFMDGPIDDGGFWEWFLALINKYGIVPKALMPDTATSINTHQFLEVLNYKAKEYAMILRNAHKKGADINKLRELKEQGLNDIYSICVKALGMPPKSFNFQYKDKDKKTQKLSNVTPVEFYEMILGNSLNEKVNLVSDAREIYPYGKVLSSEYFNSVYESANNKQLNVPMEELIKASRDSILDGVPVPHACDVGKMHDRKLGIMDTEVFDYANTLVNNTMTKADRMNYFLTMPTHLMSFTGVDLDENKNPIKWKVENSWGTDNGFKGFFSMSNEWFIEYNFQCVVDKKYVDPKYLKGLEEEPIILPMGDPLAYLH; encoded by the coding sequence ATGAAAATTACTAAAGAATTATTAAACAAATTTGAACAAAATTTCAAATCAAAAAAAGAAAACATTTTATTAATGAATGCAATAACAAAAAACGGAATTAATAACGCTTCATTCAATAATGAAATTTTAAGAAAACACAACAATTTATACTCACACGAAACCAAAAATGGTTCAATTACAAACCAAAAATCATCAGGTAGATGTTGAATATTTGCTTCATTGAATATGGCGCGTATTAGCGCAATGAAAAAATTCGATATTGAAGATATTGAATTAAGTCAATCGTATTTACACTTTTTCGACAAAATTGAAAAAGCAAACACTTTTTTAGAAAACATTATTCAATACGGATTAGATTTAGATTTTAATGATCCAAAATTTAAATACTTTATGGACGGACCTATTGACGACGGTGGATTCTGAGAATGATTCTTAGCTTTAATAAATAAATACGGTATTGTACCTAAAGCGCTGATGCCAGACACAGCCACATCAATTAATACACACCAATTTTTAGAAGTTTTAAACTACAAAGCAAAAGAATATGCAATGATTTTAAGAAACGCTCATAAAAAGGGAGCTGATATTAATAAATTGAGAGAATTAAAAGAACAGGGATTAAATGATATTTATTCAATATGTGTGAAAGCATTAGGTATGCCCCCAAAATCATTTAATTTTCAATACAAAGATAAAGATAAAAAAACTCAAAAATTATCTAATGTGACACCAGTTGAATTTTATGAAATGATTTTAGGAAATTCATTAAATGAAAAAGTAAATTTGGTTTCAGATGCTCGTGAAATTTACCCATATGGGAAAGTTTTATCTTCTGAATATTTCAATAGTGTATATGAATCAGCAAATAACAAACAATTAAACGTTCCTATGGAGGAATTAATTAAAGCAAGTCGTGATTCTATATTAGATGGAGTGCCAGTGCCACACGCTTGTGATGTTGGCAAAATGCACGACCGTAAATTAGGTATTATGGATACTGAAGTGTTTGACTATGCAAACACATTAGTAAATAACACAATGACTAAAGCAGACAGAATGAATTATTTCTTAACAATGCCTACTCACTTAATGAGTTTTACTGGTGTTGATTTAGATGAAAATAAAAACCCAATCAAATGAAAAGTTGAAAACTCATGAGGAACAGATAATGGATTTAAAGGATTTTTCTCAATGTCTAATGAATGATTTATTGAATACAACTTCCAATGTGTTGTGGATAAAAAATATGTAGATCCTAAATACTTAAAGGGATTAGAAGAAGAACCCATTATATTACCAATGGGTGACCCATTAGCTTACTTACATTAG
- the lysS gene encoding lysine--tRNA ligase encodes MERKLSEQEVVRREKIEQLANISKEAFRLAIKASHTTQNIHDEFNQFTREELEAKNVNISVNGRIIAKRGPFLVLQDRDNNIQVYMDKKSFNESQQELLKLLDLGDILHAKGLVSKTHTGELMVKAAEFELLTKALKPLPDKFHGLVDQEERYRHRYVDLIVNKDSKNTFILRSKIIRSIRKFFDDNGYLEVDTPVLQPILGGAAAKPFITYYNALSSDFYLRIATELPLKKCLVGGLERVYEIGRIFRNEGVDTTHNPEFTSIEFYEAYSNMEGMMERCEQLFNYLANELGFETVTFGGKEISFKAPFNRINMVDAVSEKVGVDVRTLNDEQAVELAKKHGIKVEKYFKLGHVINELFELYVEKELIQPTFVWGHPIEISPLAVKTPEDPRFTLRAELFINTKEFANMFTELTDPIDQLERFESQLEEKESGNEEANEIDWDFVESLEYGMPPAGGCGIGIDRLIMLLTENDSIREVLLFPQLKNIEK; translated from the coding sequence ATGGAAAGAAAACTTTCAGAACAAGAAGTTGTTCGTCGTGAAAAAATCGAACAACTTGCTAATATTTCTAAAGAAGCTTTCAGATTGGCAATTAAAGCTAGTCACACAACTCAAAATATTCATGATGAATTCAATCAATTTACACGTGAAGAGTTAGAAGCAAAGAATGTAAATATATCAGTAAATGGAAGAATTATTGCTAAGCGTGGACCATTTTTAGTTCTTCAAGATCGTGATAATAATATTCAAGTTTACATGGATAAAAAATCATTCAATGAATCACAACAAGAATTATTAAAATTATTAGATTTAGGAGACATTTTACACGCAAAAGGTTTAGTATCAAAAACGCATACTGGTGAATTAATGGTTAAAGCTGCCGAATTTGAATTATTAACTAAAGCATTAAAACCATTGCCAGATAAATTCCATGGTTTAGTAGATCAAGAAGAAAGATACCGTCACCGTTATGTTGATTTAATTGTTAATAAAGACAGTAAAAACACATTTATTTTACGTTCAAAAATCATCCGTTCTATTCGTAAATTTTTTGATGACAATGGATATTTAGAAGTTGACACACCAGTGTTACAACCAATTTTAGGTGGAGCAGCAGCTAAACCATTCATTACATATTACAACGCTTTATCAAGCGATTTCTATTTACGTATAGCTACTGAATTACCATTGAAAAAATGTTTAGTTGGAGGACTTGAGAGAGTTTACGAAATTGGACGTATTTTCCGTAATGAAGGGGTAGATACAACACATAATCCAGAATTTACTTCTATTGAATTCTATGAAGCATATTCAAATATGGAAGGAATGATGGAACGTTGCGAACAACTATTCAACTATCTAGCTAACGAATTAGGATTTGAAACAGTTACATTTGGCGGAAAAGAAATTTCATTTAAAGCACCATTCAACAGAATTAATATGGTTGATGCTGTAAGCGAAAAAGTTGGTGTGGACGTAAGAACATTAAATGACGAACAAGCAGTTGAATTAGCTAAAAAACATGGAATTAAAGTTGAAAAATACTTTAAATTAGGACACGTTATTAATGAATTATTTGAACTATATGTTGAAAAAGAATTAATTCAACCTACATTTGTTTGAGGACATCCAATTGAAATATCACCTTTAGCTGTTAAAACACCTGAAGATCCTAGATTTACATTACGTGCTGAATTATTTATCAACACAAAAGAATTTGCAAACATGTTTACTGAATTAACCGACCCTATTGATCAATTAGAAAGATTTGAATCTCAATTAGAAGAAAAAGAATCAGGAAATGAAGAAGCAAACGAAATTGATTGAGATTTTGTGGAATCATTAGAATACGGAATGCCACCAGCTGGTGGATGCGGAATTGGTATTGATCGTTTAATTATGTTATTAACTGAAAACGACTCAATCCGTGAAGTATTATTATTCCCTCAATTAAAAAATATCGAAAAATAA
- a CDS encoding 5'-methylthioadenosine/S-adenosylhomocysteine nucleosidase, giving the protein MLNESIELFNYKTSKFLFIVAEKEEIEHILKTHTWIENEDNLITIYSNKTSNSIDILITGVGKINAGINFNKIPNDYYEHIINIGTAGSLNPDHNIGDIFIINNAAYHDVDLRILPNYKKGQLPNMPQMYSVNKNEIEFITKHIKDVDNTNILTGDTFVFDSQILDGFDNAFNLVDMESCALLQTNLLYNNQYNLSIVKIVSDIIVNKNNSLTYKESLNLCSEKISAIIQYFMNLK; this is encoded by the coding sequence ATGCTTAATGAATCAATTGAATTATTTAATTACAAAACAAGTAAATTTTTATTTATCGTCGCTGAAAAAGAAGAAATAGAACATATTCTAAAAACACACACATGAATTGAAAATGAAGATAATTTGATTACAATATATTCTAATAAAACAAGCAATTCAATAGATATATTAATTACTGGTGTAGGTAAAATCAATGCAGGTATAAATTTCAATAAAATACCTAATGATTATTATGAACATATTATTAATATTGGTACCGCGGGTTCATTAAATCCTGATCACAATATTGGAGATATTTTTATCATTAATAACGCTGCTTACCACGATGTAGATTTAAGAATACTACCCAACTATAAAAAAGGTCAATTACCTAATATGCCTCAAATGTATTCAGTAAATAAAAATGAAATTGAATTTATAACTAAACATATTAAAGATGTTGATAATACAAATATTTTAACAGGTGATACATTTGTTTTTGATTCTCAAATTTTGGATGGATTTGATAATGCTTTCAATTTAGTTGATATGGAATCTTGCGCTTTATTACAAACAAATTTATTGTATAACAATCAATACAATTTATCAATTGTGAAAATAGTATCGGATATTATTGTTAATAAAAATAATTCTTTAACTTATAAAGAATCATTAAACTTGTGTTCTGAAAAAATTTCTGCTATTATTCAATATTTTATGAATTTAAAATAA
- a CDS encoding aminopeptidase C: MKDRKMKIDNELINKFEDRFANDKVANIIKNSVAKNGIEATAFNNEVLRKHNFEFSHEVKNGSITNQKSSGRCWIFASLNMARTKSMELMSIKDFEFSENYFLFWEKMEKANTFLENIIQYGLDLEEDDRLLTLFYNGPVSDGGYYEWFASLYKKYGAVPKSVMPETYHSSATSTLEKVLNIIVKQAANEMRKLKANNAPMNKILELKEETLYSVFDTCVKTLGMPPKTFDFEYKDKDDKFVKIQNITPNEFFDKFVGDELENKITLVHDPREYKFPYGRVIQAKYFKTAIEGLTNTALNVPINELKLATIKSIKDNKGVWFACDVSQFIDVKTGILDSELFDYSNVLKPLYTLSKSEQINTHMNIPNHAMNFVGVDLDENEQPIKWKVENSWGDEKGRKGFFSMSDKWFEDFNFECVVDKKYVSEEYLKGLDMEPIIIDPWDPMA; this comes from the coding sequence ATGAAAGATAGAAAAATGAAAATTGATAATGAATTAATTAATAAATTTGAAGACAGATTTGCAAACGATAAAGTTGCAAATATAATAAAAAACTCAGTAGCCAAAAATGGTATCGAAGCAACTGCTTTTAATAACGAAGTTTTAAGAAAACACAATTTTGAATTTAGCCATGAAGTGAAAAATGGGTCAATAACAAATCAAAAATCATCAGGTAGATGTTGAATATTTGCTTCATTGAATATGGCGAGAACTAAATCAATGGAACTAATGTCAATCAAAGATTTTGAATTTAGTGAAAACTATTTCTTATTCTGAGAAAAAATGGAAAAAGCGAACACATTTTTAGAAAACATTATTCAATACGGATTGGATTTAGAGGAAGATGATCGTTTGCTGACTCTGTTTTACAATGGACCAGTTAGTGATGGTGGTTACTACGAATGATTTGCTTCACTATATAAAAAATATGGAGCTGTGCCAAAATCAGTAATGCCAGAAACATACCATTCATCAGCAACCTCAACATTAGAAAAAGTTTTAAACATCATCGTAAAACAAGCCGCTAATGAAATGAGAAAATTAAAAGCAAATAATGCGCCAATGAATAAAATATTGGAATTAAAAGAAGAAACACTTTATTCAGTATTTGATACATGTGTCAAAACACTGGGAATGCCTCCAAAAACATTTGATTTTGAATACAAAGATAAAGATGATAAATTTGTAAAAATACAAAATATTACACCTAATGAATTTTTCGATAAATTCGTTGGTGATGAATTAGAAAATAAAATAACACTTGTACATGATCCGAGAGAATACAAATTCCCATACGGAAGAGTTATTCAAGCTAAATATTTTAAAACCGCAATTGAAGGATTAACCAATACAGCGTTAAATGTTCCTATTAATGAGTTGAAATTAGCAACTATAAAATCAATTAAAGATAACAAAGGTGTTTGATTTGCGTGTGATGTTTCACAATTTATTGACGTAAAAACAGGTATTTTAGATTCAGAATTATTTGATTATTCAAACGTTTTAAAACCTTTATATACATTATCTAAATCTGAACAAATAAATACACACATGAATATTCCTAACCACGCTATGAACTTTGTTGGTGTAGATTTAGATGAAAATGAACAACCGATTAAATGAAAAGTCGAAAACTCATGAGGAGATGAAAAAGGGAGAAAGGGATTTTTCTCAATGTCAGATAAATGATTCGAAGACTTTAACTTTGAATGTGTTGTTGATAAAAAATACGTATCAGAAGAATATTTAAAAGGATTGGATATGGAACCAATTATCATTGATCCATGAGATCCAATGGCTTAG
- a CDS encoding cation:proton antiporter produces MILSLSLILLLGFLAGFICKQIKLPPLIGMLGVGIIIGPSVLNIIDKSLLAIASELRSIALIVILTRAGLKLKTTDLRAIGRPAVLISFVPATFELLAVVIFAPLLIEGIKPLDAAMMGSVLAAVSPAVIIPTMIKIMSEKYGVKKRIPHLILAGSSVDDIYVIVLFYALLNFSLGNSMTAWDIIKVPLSIILGVGLGLILGYIIVKLFKWIQLPNIIQLIIVLGISFGLYGLEHTFEKYFPVSALLAVISLALMIQKLNPKEAAIMEKSYSNIWQVFEIILFVLVGAATDLQSLNKSGLMLTLVIVIALIFRGIGVMLALIKTGLTVKEKIFCIISFIPKATVQAAIGGIALANGLSSGTSILSLAVLSILITAPLGSILIELTYKKLLTKNDDYILEKV; encoded by the coding sequence ATGATATTGAGTTTATCATTAATTTTATTATTAGGTTTTTTAGCTGGTTTTATATGTAAACAAATTAAATTGCCGCCACTAATAGGGATGCTCGGCGTAGGAATAATAATAGGACCAAGCGTTTTAAACATAATTGATAAATCACTATTGGCTATAGCTAGTGAATTACGTTCTATTGCTTTAATAGTGATTCTAACTAGAGCTGGATTAAAATTAAAAACAACTGATTTAAGAGCCATTGGCCGTCCTGCCGTATTGATTTCATTTGTGCCGGCAACGTTTGAATTGTTAGCTGTTGTAATATTTGCACCATTATTAATAGAAGGTATAAAACCGCTAGACGCTGCTATGATGGGGAGTGTACTGGCAGCCGTGTCTCCGGCAGTAATAATTCCAACTATGATTAAAATAATGAGCGAGAAATATGGAGTTAAAAAAAGAATACCTCATTTAATACTAGCAGGATCGTCAGTAGATGATATATATGTAATTGTTTTATTTTATGCTTTATTAAATTTTTCTTTAGGAAATTCAATGACAGCATGAGATATTATCAAGGTACCATTATCTATAATACTAGGTGTAGGATTAGGTTTAATACTGGGTTATATAATCGTGAAATTGTTTAAATGAATTCAATTACCAAATATTATCCAATTAATCATTGTGTTGGGTATTTCGTTCGGATTGTATGGATTAGAACACACATTTGAAAAATACTTCCCAGTGTCAGCATTATTAGCTGTTATATCACTAGCATTAATGATTCAAAAACTGAATCCTAAAGAAGCAGCAATCATGGAAAAATCCTACTCGAATATTTGACAAGTATTTGAAATTATTTTATTTGTTTTAGTGGGAGCTGCAACCGACTTACAAAGCTTAAATAAATCTGGATTAATGTTAACGCTGGTAATTGTAATTGCACTGATATTTAGAGGTATTGGCGTTATGCTAGCTTTAATTAAAACCGGTCTTACAGTTAAAGAAAAAATATTCTGTATTATATCGTTTATCCCTAAAGCAACAGTTCAAGCTGCTATCGGGGGTATTGCATTAGCTAATGGATTATCATCTGGTACATCAATACTTAGCTTAGCAGTATTATCCATATTAATCACCGCCCCTTTAGGTTCAATCTTAATTGAGTTAACATACAAGAAATTATTAACAAAAAACGATGATTATATTTTAGAAAAGGTTTAA